A window of the Arenibacter algicola genome harbors these coding sequences:
- a CDS encoding sodium:solute symporter family protein: MELSTLDYSFIVVFFSIVLFIGIYVSKKSGASSSEYFLSGRTMPWWLLGLSMVATTFSTDTPNLVTDIVRTNGVSGNWVWWAFLLTGLLTVFVYAKLWRKSNVNTDLEFYELRYGGKPASFLRKFRAVYLGVIFNVITMSAVTLAAIKIGGIMLGLEPWVTVVSAGLITVTFSALGGFKGVVYTDFLLFFVAMGGAIGAAYYLVNIPEVGGITALMANEHVADKLAIVPDFSNTNALITLFIIPLAVQWWSSWYPGAEPGGGGYIAQRMLAAKNENHAIGATFFFNIMHYALRPWPWILVALASLVVYPDIASIHEAFPNVAVDKLGHDLAYSAMLTKLPSGLLGLVLASLIAAYMSTISTQLNWGSSYIVYDFYKQQINPNASEKRLVAVGRLSTVVLMVFSAALALLLQNALQLFEVLLVFGAGTGLIFILRWFWWRINAWSEITAMFASGIISIILKLTAVGPFLFAAETGVLPDWAEYPFVVVVTTIIWLGATYMTQPESKQVLQDFYKKIQPGGPGWSKVIKEAKDEKVEIVNTKEKWSVPAGITAMLLGCVLIYSCMFATGYWIYGKTTNALILTFVALVSGFLLARAWNKMKDHIL; this comes from the coding sequence ATGGAATTAAGTACCCTCGATTACAGTTTTATTGTTGTCTTTTTCTCAATCGTTTTATTTATCGGTATTTATGTCTCCAAGAAATCCGGGGCCAGTTCTTCGGAATATTTTCTTTCCGGCAGAACCATGCCATGGTGGTTGTTGGGTCTCTCAATGGTGGCCACGACTTTTTCTACCGATACGCCCAATTTGGTGACCGATATTGTACGTACCAATGGCGTTTCCGGAAACTGGGTTTGGTGGGCTTTTCTTTTGACAGGTTTATTGACTGTGTTTGTCTATGCCAAACTTTGGAGGAAATCCAATGTAAATACGGATCTGGAATTCTATGAACTGCGTTATGGGGGTAAACCGGCAAGCTTTTTAAGAAAATTCAGGGCGGTTTATTTGGGGGTGATATTTAATGTGATTACAATGTCTGCAGTTACTTTGGCAGCAATTAAGATAGGCGGTATTATGTTGGGCTTGGAACCATGGGTAACCGTGGTCAGTGCAGGATTGATTACCGTGACTTTTAGTGCCTTGGGTGGATTTAAAGGAGTGGTCTACACAGATTTCTTACTATTCTTTGTAGCCATGGGCGGTGCCATAGGGGCAGCCTACTATTTGGTGAATATTCCGGAAGTTGGAGGTATAACTGCCTTGATGGCCAATGAACATGTAGCGGATAAACTCGCTATTGTGCCCGACTTTAGTAATACCAATGCTTTGATAACCCTATTTATTATTCCGTTGGCTGTGCAATGGTGGAGTTCCTGGTATCCTGGGGCGGAACCAGGTGGTGGGGGTTACATAGCCCAGCGTATGTTGGCGGCGAAGAATGAAAATCACGCTATAGGTGCTACTTTTTTCTTCAACATTATGCACTATGCCCTACGTCCATGGCCTTGGATCTTGGTGGCATTGGCATCTTTGGTGGTATACCCGGACATAGCTAGTATCCATGAGGCTTTTCCAAATGTTGCGGTAGATAAATTAGGTCATGATTTGGCTTATTCCGCCATGTTGACCAAATTGCCCAGTGGATTATTGGGATTGGTATTGGCGTCGCTTATTGCGGCTTATATGAGTACTATTTCTACCCAATTGAATTGGGGATCTTCCTATATTGTTTATGACTTTTACAAACAACAGATAAACCCCAATGCTTCCGAGAAAAGATTGGTTGCCGTTGGTAGATTATCTACAGTTGTATTAATGGTCTTCAGTGCGGCCTTGGCTTTACTTTTGCAGAATGCCTTGCAGTTGTTTGAAGTACTGTTGGTATTTGGTGCCGGAACTGGACTGATCTTTATTTTAAGATGGTTCTGGTGGCGCATCAACGCATGGAGTGAGATTACGGCAATGTTTGCCTCGGGAATCATTTCCATTATCTTAAAATTAACGGCAGTGGGCCCCTTCTTATTTGCTGCTGAAACCGGTGTTTTACCAGATTGGGCGGAATATCCTTTTGTGGTCGTTGTTACTACGATTATTTGGTTGGGGGCAACATATATGACCCAACCGGAATCCAAACAGGTATTGCAGGATTTTTATAAAAAAATTCAACCCGGAGGACCAGGATGGTCAAAAGTGATCAAGGAAGCGAAAGACGAAAAAGTGGAGATTGTGAATACCAAGGAAAAATGGAGTGTTCCCGCTGGTATCACTGCTATGTTGTTGGGTTGCGTATTAATCTACTCCTGCATGTTTGCCACTGGGTATTGGATATATGGAAAAACTACCAATGCACTTATCCTAACCTTTGTGGCCCTGGTGTCCGGATTTTTGTTGGCGAGGGCCTGGAATAAGATGAAGGATCATATTCTGTAA
- a CDS encoding alkaline phosphatase family protein — MKKTVNTVLCVILFGFFGPLAAQSKEAPNVILITMDGFRWQELFSGADSLLVANKDYVGDTTALKSRFWRSTPEERRSLLMPFFWNEVAEMGQLYGNRFKGSMVNLTNTMWFSYPGYNEILSGEADDSRITSNKKINNPNTTILERVNKLPGYRGKVAAFGSWDVFPYIINEERSGVPVNAGFDIAEGANLSPREEFLNQLQPQVPSPWGTVRLDAFTHHFALEHMKKEHPKLVYISYGETDDFAHDGDYEAYLKSAHNTDGLIKELWQFVQGDDFYKDNTTFIITTDHGRGTQPLETWKSHGGDIAGADEVWLVAFGKEVSTLGEITSQEKLYTNQIAPTVLEAMKLQLKDHDFEGESISLYTK, encoded by the coding sequence ATGAAGAAAACCGTTAACACCGTTCTATGTGTGATCCTTTTTGGTTTTTTTGGTCCACTTGCCGCCCAAAGTAAGGAAGCTCCCAATGTAATATTGATTACTATGGACGGTTTCCGATGGCAGGAACTATTTTCAGGGGCGGATTCCCTATTGGTCGCAAACAAGGATTATGTTGGCGATACTACGGCATTGAAATCCCGCTTTTGGAGGTCGACCCCAGAAGAAAGAAGATCGTTGTTAATGCCATTTTTTTGGAACGAAGTGGCAGAAATGGGTCAACTATACGGCAATAGGTTTAAGGGCAGTATGGTAAACTTGACCAATACCATGTGGTTTTCCTACCCTGGATATAACGAGATTTTAAGCGGTGAAGCAGATGATAGTCGCATTACCAGCAATAAGAAGATAAACAATCCCAATACAACCATTTTGGAACGGGTAAATAAATTACCTGGGTATAGGGGGAAGGTGGCTGCTTTTGGAAGTTGGGACGTATTTCCATATATAATAAATGAGGAACGATCGGGGGTACCGGTGAATGCTGGATTTGACATTGCAGAGGGAGCAAATCTAAGCCCGCGTGAAGAATTCCTGAATCAGTTGCAACCACAGGTACCTAGTCCTTGGGGAACGGTACGTTTGGATGCTTTTACACATCATTTTGCCTTGGAGCATATGAAAAAAGAACATCCAAAATTGGTATATATCTCCTATGGAGAAACTGATGATTTTGCCCATGACGGAGATTATGAGGCTTATTTAAAATCGGCTCACAATACTGACGGATTGATCAAGGAATTGTGGCAGTTTGTTCAGGGGGATGATTTTTACAAAGACAACACTACCTTTATTATAACCACGGATCACGGTAGGGGTACCCAACCCTTGGAAACATGGAAAAGCCATGGCGGTGATATTGCGGGTGCAGATGAAGTATGGTTAGTAGCATTTGGGAAAGAAGTAAGCACTTTGGGCGAAATTACTTCTCAGGAAAAGTTATATACCAATCAAATAGCTCCAACAGTATTAGAGGCTATGAAGCTCCAATTAAAAGATCATGATTTTGAAGGAGAGTCTATTTCGCTTTATACCAAATAG
- a CDS encoding sulfite exporter TauE/SafE family protein gives MILSTTPDITITAWTLALTAAFVIGISKAGIKGIAIINVTLMALAFGAKESTGLIVPLLVVGDAFAVIYYNRHAQWKYIVAFLPWMILGILIGTAIGKDLPEKTFKISMSVIILGTVIMMYWWDRKKSKNVPTHWAFAGFIGTMAGITTMIGNLAGAFSNIYFLAMRLPKNEFIGTAAWLFFIVNIFKLPFHIFIWKTITPETLLINLKLVPGIVLGIIVGVRLVKIIKEQFYRKMILVLTAVGAFLILFR, from the coding sequence ATGATTCTCTCAACAACACCAGATATCACCATAACGGCTTGGACACTTGCTCTAACCGCAGCATTTGTTATAGGAATTTCCAAAGCTGGGATTAAAGGAATTGCTATCATCAATGTTACCTTAATGGCCTTGGCTTTCGGGGCCAAGGAATCCACAGGATTAATTGTGCCCTTACTAGTTGTTGGAGATGCCTTCGCCGTAATTTACTACAATAGACATGCACAGTGGAAGTATATAGTTGCCTTTTTGCCCTGGATGATCCTGGGCATACTCATAGGCACGGCCATAGGGAAAGATTTGCCTGAAAAAACCTTTAAGATCAGCATGTCCGTTATTATTTTGGGAACGGTTATAATGATGTATTGGTGGGACAGAAAAAAATCTAAAAACGTTCCTACCCATTGGGCATTTGCCGGTTTTATAGGGACCATGGCAGGGATTACGACCATGATAGGAAATTTGGCCGGAGCCTTTTCGAATATTTATTTTTTGGCCATGAGGCTGCCGAAGAACGAATTTATTGGAACCGCGGCTTGGCTGTTTTTTATAGTAAATATCTTTAAACTGCCCTTCCATATTTTCATTTGGAAGACCATTACCCCGGAGACCTTGCTCATAAATTTAAAATTGGTTCCAGGAATTGTTCTCGGAATCATTGTAGGGGTGCGTTTGGTGAAAATTATAAAAGAACAATTCTATCGAAAAATGATTTTGGTCCTTACCGCAGTAGGGGCATTTCTAATCCTCTTTAGGTAA